One genomic window of [Clostridium] scindens ATCC 35704 includes the following:
- the argF gene encoding ornithine carbamoyltransferase, which produces MKPIIDMSKEYGLVFDGGGARGAYQIGAWKALVEAGVKINAVAGTSVGALNGALVCMGDVDKAEDIWSKMTFSTVMDVDDEWMERLFHKQTTIKEFLNEGWKKMKDGGIDITPLRNLIHEVIDEDAIRKSGKEFCLLTFSLSDFRELDLSVEDIPEGLLEDFLLASAYLIGFKNERLHGKKYIDGGVINNVPLSSLVGRGYENVIEIRIYGPGREPRVKMPENGVKYEITPRVKLGSIIEFSGKRSRQNLRIGYFDAKRMLYGLEGFIYYLEQTHEDEYYEELLRGIREIEKAEIGFVLKLSLGFSDKELFMGMLEAAAKILHIPKYQIYTVDQLYDIVYKKYETLRDQMNLPRFVHVLIGVREGRKMDLKGRNFLTLKDFTPEEITYLLDLAADLKEKKKNGVLVDHYRGMNVALIFEKTSTRTRCSFEIAAHDMGMGTTYLDPSGSQIGKKESIEDTARVLGRMFDGIEYRGYGQGIVEALAKYAGVPVWNGLTNEYHPTQMLADLLTIREHFGRLEGIKLVYMGDARYNMGNSLMIACAKMGMHFVACTTKAYFPNEELVETCKGYARESGGTVTLTEDVDEGTKNADVIYTDVWVSMGEPDEVWEERIRELSPYKVTKKVMENAGEDAIFLHCLPAFHDLKTRIGKEIEEKYGISDMEVTDEVFESAQSKVFDEAENRMHTIKAVMVATLGER; this is translated from the coding sequence ATGAAGCCCATCATTGACATGTCAAAAGAATATGGCCTTGTATTTGACGGCGGGGGAGCCAGGGGCGCTTACCAGATAGGCGCGTGGAAAGCGCTTGTGGAAGCCGGAGTAAAGATCAATGCAGTGGCAGGAACCAGCGTGGGCGCATTAAATGGCGCCCTCGTTTGCATGGGAGACGTAGATAAGGCAGAAGATATCTGGAGTAAGATGACATTTTCCACGGTCATGGATGTGGATGATGAATGGATGGAGCGCCTGTTTCACAAGCAGACTACGATCAAGGAGTTTCTGAACGAAGGCTGGAAAAAAATGAAAGACGGCGGGATCGATATTACCCCGCTTCGGAACCTGATCCACGAAGTGATTGACGAAGATGCCATAAGGAAGAGCGGCAAGGAATTCTGCCTGCTGACATTCTCATTGTCTGATTTCAGGGAACTGGACTTGAGCGTGGAGGATATTCCAGAGGGGCTTCTGGAGGATTTCCTGCTGGCCAGCGCATATCTCATCGGATTTAAAAATGAACGTCTCCACGGAAAGAAATATATCGATGGAGGCGTTATTAATAATGTACCCTTAAGTTCCCTCGTGGGCAGGGGATACGAAAATGTCATTGAGATTCGGATCTACGGGCCCGGAAGGGAGCCACGGGTCAAGATGCCTGAGAATGGGGTAAAATACGAAATCACTCCCCGTGTCAAGCTTGGCAGCATCATAGAATTTTCTGGAAAACGAAGCCGCCAGAATCTTCGAATCGGATATTTTGATGCCAAAAGGATGCTGTATGGGCTGGAAGGATTTATCTATTATCTGGAGCAGACCCATGAAGATGAATACTACGAGGAACTGCTCAGAGGCATCAGGGAGATCGAAAAAGCGGAGATCGGATTTGTGCTGAAACTGTCTTTGGGCTTCTCAGATAAGGAACTTTTTATGGGAATGCTGGAGGCTGCTGCAAAAATATTGCATATTCCCAAATATCAGATATACACAGTGGACCAATTATATGATATTGTATATAAGAAATACGAAACTTTACGAGATCAGATGAACCTTCCCAGGTTCGTGCATGTATTAATAGGAGTAAGAGAGGGACGGAAAATGGACTTAAAAGGAAGAAACTTTTTGACGCTGAAGGATTTTACGCCGGAAGAGATTACATATCTTCTTGATCTGGCTGCGGACCTTAAGGAAAAGAAGAAGAACGGAGTATTAGTTGACCATTATAGAGGCATGAATGTTGCGCTGATCTTCGAAAAGACCAGTACCAGAACACGCTGCTCTTTCGAAATAGCAGCCCATGACATGGGAATGGGGACTACCTATCTGGATCCCAGCGGTTCCCAGATCGGAAAGAAGGAGAGCATCGAGGATACGGCCCGCGTGCTGGGAAGAATGTTCGATGGCATAGAGTACCGTGGATACGGCCAGGGGATTGTGGAGGCTCTTGCCAAATATGCAGGCGTTCCGGTATGGAACGGGCTTACCAACGAGTATCATCCTACGCAGATGCTGGCTGACCTTCTGACAATCCGTGAGCATTTTGGAAGATTAGAGGGAATCAAACTGGTATATATGGGAGATGCGAGATACAACATGGGTAATTCCCTGATGATTGCCTGCGCCAAGATGGGAATGCACTTCGTTGCATGCACGACAAAGGCATATTTTCCAAATGAAGAGTTAGTAGAGACTTGCAAAGGGTATGCGAGGGAAAGCGGCGGCACGGTCACTCTTACTGAAGATGTTGATGAGGGGACCAAGAATGCTGACGTAATCTACACGGACGTGTGGGTATCCATGGGAGAGCCGGACGAGGTATGGGAAGAGAGAATCCGGGAACTGTCCCCTTATAAGGTGACGAAGAAGGTGATGGAGAATGCAGGGGAAGACGCGATCTTCCTGCACTGCCTGCCGGCATTCCATGACCTTAAGACAAGGATTGGCAAGGAAATTGAAGAAAAGTATGGCATCAGCGATATGGAAGTGACGGATGAAGTGTTTGAATCTGCCCAGTCCAAAGTATTCGATGAGGCAGAAAACCGGATGCATACCATCAAGGCAGTCATGGTTGCGACATTAGGAGAAAGATAG
- a CDS encoding SPFH domain-containing protein, translating to MLGLGVIGIVVLIIVILVLISCIRIVRQAQALVIERLGAYQATWGTGLHFKLPIFDRVARKVDLKEQVVDFAPQPVITKDNVTMRIDTVVFYQITDPKMFCYGVANPIMAIENLTATTLRNIIGDLELDQTLTSRETINTKMRASLDVATDPWGIKVNRVELKNIIPPAAIQDAMEKQMKAERERREAILRAEGEKKSTILVAEGHKESAILDAEAEKQAAILRAEAKKEAMIREAEGEAEAIMKVQQANADGIRFLKDAGADQAVLTIKSLEAFEKAADGKATKIIIPSEIQGMAGLVKSLTEVGAKDDNPN from the coding sequence ATGTTAGGATTAGGAGTAATTGGAATTGTTGTATTGATCATTGTTATTTTGGTACTGATCTCTTGTATCAGGATCGTCAGACAGGCGCAGGCGCTGGTTATTGAGAGGCTTGGAGCTTACCAGGCAACTTGGGGGACAGGGCTTCATTTTAAACTGCCGATCTTTGACCGTGTGGCAAGGAAGGTTGATTTAAAGGAGCAGGTCGTGGACTTTGCGCCGCAGCCGGTTATTACGAAGGATAATGTAACTATGAGAATTGACACGGTAGTATTCTACCAGATCACAGACCCGAAGATGTTCTGCTATGGAGTTGCCAATCCGATCATGGCAATTGAGAACCTGACGGCAACTACCCTGCGTAATATCATCGGCGACCTGGAACTGGATCAGACGCTGACATCCAGAGAGACGATCAACACGAAGATGAGGGCATCCCTTGATGTTGCCACAGATCCATGGGGCATCAAGGTAAACCGTGTAGAACTTAAGAACATCATCCCGCCGGCAGCCATCCAGGATGCGATGGAGAAGCAGATGAAGGCTGAGCGTGAGCGTCGTGAGGCAATCTTGCGCGCTGAAGGCGAGAAGAAGTCTACCATCCTTGTGGCGGAAGGACACAAAGAGTCCGCGATCCTGGATGCAGAGGCTGAGAAGCAGGCAGCCATCCTTCGCGCGGAAGCGAAGAAAGAAGCTATGATCCGCGAGGCGGAAGGCGAGGCTGAGGCAATCATGAAGGTACAGCAGGCGAATGCGGATGGTATCCGATTCCTGAAGGATGCGGGAGCGGATCAGGCAGTCCTTACCATCAAGAGCCTGGAAGCATTTGAGAAAGCAGCTGACGGAAAGGCTACTAAGATCATCATTCCATCAGAGATACAGGGAATGGCGGGACTGGTAAAATCCTTGACGGAAGTTGGAGCAAAAGACGACAATCCGAACTAG
- a CDS encoding NfeD family protein: MQTVYWLILFVILLVIEIFTMGLTTIWFAGGALVAFITGILGFGMVVQVIVFIVVSLVLLIATRPIAVKFFNQERQKTNAESLIGQQALVLEDIDTLQSKGRVEVNGQEWSAKTDDLDGKIAKNTVVVIEGIQGVKLIVRAREEKGC, encoded by the coding sequence ATGCAGACAGTATATTGGTTGATATTATTTGTAATACTGCTGGTGATAGAGATCTTTACAATGGGGCTTACAACCATCTGGTTTGCAGGCGGAGCCCTGGTGGCATTTATCACAGGCATCCTGGGGTTTGGCATGGTGGTACAGGTAATTGTCTTTATTGTAGTGTCACTGGTGCTGCTGATTGCCACAAGGCCGATTGCAGTGAAGTTTTTTAACCAGGAGAGGCAGAAGACGAATGCGGAAAGCCTGATCGGGCAGCAGGCGTTGGTATTGGAAGATATAGATACGCTTCAATCAAAAGGACGGGTTGAAGTCAACGGTCAGGAATGGTCGGCAAAGACGGATGACCTGGACGGCAAGATTGCAAAGAATACAGTTGTAGTTATTGAAGGGATTCAAGGCGTAAAACTAATAGTGAGAGCCAGAGAGGAGAAGGGATGTTAG
- a CDS encoding TrmH family RNA methyltransferase has translation MITSTANAKVKHLANLKRKRKLRDEEGVFLVEGIRMFRETPKMLLKEVYASESFYKKERRMTDEALKGSGAYLEILSDTVFGYVSDTKTPQGILCVVKQLDYRLEEAAAGRAAHLIVLNRLQDPGNLGTILRTAEGAGVTGILLDQECVDIYNPKTIRSTMGSIYRMPFYYSQDLKKDIGRLKDKGICIYAAHLNGRQDYDEADYTKPCAFLIGNEGNGLDEEIAQQADTYIKIPMKGRVESLNAAIASSVLMFEAARQRRHM, from the coding sequence ATGATTACCAGTACCGCGAACGCCAAAGTCAAGCATTTGGCAAACCTGAAAAGAAAGAGAAAATTAAGGGATGAAGAAGGCGTATTTCTTGTGGAGGGAATTCGGATGTTTCGTGAAACACCGAAAATGCTGCTAAAAGAAGTTTATGCTTCGGAATCATTCTATAAAAAGGAGAGGCGCATGACGGATGAGGCACTAAAAGGCAGCGGCGCGTATCTGGAGATCCTGTCGGATACGGTTTTTGGCTATGTGTCGGATACGAAGACTCCTCAGGGAATCCTGTGCGTGGTCAAGCAGCTGGACTATAGACTGGAAGAAGCGGCGGCAGGCAGGGCGGCGCATTTGATTGTGCTGAACCGGCTGCAGGATCCAGGGAATCTGGGAACCATACTGCGCACGGCGGAGGGCGCAGGCGTGACGGGAATCCTGCTGGATCAGGAATGCGTGGATATCTACAATCCGAAGACCATCCGCTCTACCATGGGATCCATTTACCGGATGCCTTTCTATTATTCGCAGGATTTGAAGAAGGATATCGGACGTCTGAAGGATAAAGGGATCTGCATCTACGCCGCGCATCTAAATGGCAGGCAGGATTATGACGAGGCTGATTATACGAAGCCTTGCGCGTTCTTGATAGGCAATGAAGGAAACGGGCTGGATGAGGAAATCGCGCAGCAGGCGGATACCTATATAAAGATTCCGATGAAAGGCCGGGTAGAGTCTCTGAATGCGGCCATCGCCTCGTCGGTTCTGATGTTTGAAGCGGCACGGCAAAGAAGACATATGTAA
- a CDS encoding potassium channel family protein, with product MKKQYAVFGLGSFGESIAVTLQRLGCEVVAVDNHMERVQEISDSVSYAMKADIGDPDVIRTMGARNLDGVIVAVADDMEASVMATLVSKEMGVPYVMAKAKNKLHATILERIGADAVIFPEKEMGIRTAKNLVSANFVDWIALSSEYSIMEIAVPKDWVGKSLQELDVRRSHDVNVVGIKVDEDVEVNPDPLKPLEAGMVLILVGSNDALEQL from the coding sequence ATGAAGAAGCAATATGCGGTATTTGGCCTTGGAAGCTTTGGAGAAAGTATAGCAGTGACTCTGCAGCGGCTGGGATGCGAAGTCGTGGCAGTAGATAATCATATGGAGAGGGTTCAGGAGATTTCCGACTCGGTATCCTATGCTATGAAAGCAGATATTGGAGACCCGGATGTCATCCGCACTATGGGCGCCAGGAATCTGGACGGCGTCATCGTGGCGGTGGCGGATGATATGGAAGCCAGCGTTATGGCTACCCTGGTGTCCAAGGAGATGGGAGTGCCCTATGTGATGGCAAAGGCAAAGAATAAGCTGCATGCCACCATATTGGAAAGGATTGGCGCGGACGCAGTCATTTTCCCGGAAAAGGAGATGGGGATACGAACGGCTAAGAATCTGGTGTCGGCAAATTTTGTGGACTGGATTGCCTTGTCGTCTGAATACAGCATCATGGAGATTGCCGTACCAAAAGACTGGGTAGGGAAGTCCTTGCAGGAACTGGATGTCAGGCGATCCCATGACGTGAATGTAGTGGGGATCAAAGTGGATGAGGACGTGGAAGTGAACCCGGATCCATTAAAACCTCTGGAAGCAGGAATGGTTCTGATCCTGGTTGGCTCCAACGACGCGCTGGAACAGTTATAG
- a CDS encoding TrkH family potassium uptake protein translates to MQQKKQNIRWNTMRILVFGFLGVIFVGAVLLWLPISNQQPIAFMDSLFTATSAVCVTGLVTITPAAQFTVFGKVILLFLIQIGGLGVIACATVFFLILRRQITVRERVVIQETYNMDSLGGMVGMVKRVITGTFLVEGAGAFLYAFQFVPEFGLVRGICYSIFHAVSAFCNAGIDILGANSLADYAGNPLINITTMLLIILSGIGFSVWHDVITNGKRISRHEVPKKWWFTRLRLHSKLAIVTTLILLAIGTIATFLLEYHNPETMGDFSFGKKVMASMFQSVTTRTAGFFTVSQSGLTQESKLLDCILMFIGGSPGGTAGGVKTTTIAMLVMACITFVRGGKDTECFGRKITMENFRTGFAVAMLAFLVFITGTVTVLIIEPASVPLINVMYETASAIGTVGLTADLTPSLARGSQAVIMALMYVGRIGPLTLALVFAGKPNYRDKIRELPDERIMVG, encoded by the coding sequence ATGCAGCAGAAAAAGCAGAATATCAGATGGAATACGATGCGGATATTGGTATTTGGATTCCTGGGAGTCATATTTGTTGGCGCAGTACTCCTATGGCTTCCGATATCCAACCAGCAGCCCATTGCTTTTATGGATTCGCTATTTACGGCGACTTCCGCAGTCTGCGTGACGGGCCTTGTCACCATAACGCCGGCGGCACAGTTTACCGTATTTGGCAAGGTTATATTACTATTTCTGATCCAGATAGGCGGACTGGGCGTAATTGCGTGCGCCACCGTATTTTTTCTGATTCTTCGCAGGCAGATTACCGTAAGGGAACGGGTGGTGATACAGGAGACCTACAACATGGACTCCCTCGGAGGCATGGTGGGCATGGTGAAGCGGGTGATTACCGGCACGTTCCTGGTGGAAGGGGCCGGAGCCTTTCTATATGCGTTTCAGTTCGTGCCGGAATTCGGGCTGGTACGGGGAATTTGCTATTCAATCTTCCATGCCGTGTCCGCTTTCTGTAATGCGGGAATTGATATATTGGGCGCCAACAGTCTTGCAGACTATGCCGGAAATCCGCTGATCAATATTACGACAATGTTGCTGATTATTCTAAGCGGCATCGGCTTCTCAGTGTGGCATGACGTGATCACCAATGGAAAACGGATATCCAGGCATGAGGTACCGAAAAAGTGGTGGTTTACCAGACTCAGGCTTCACTCAAAACTGGCAATCGTGACTACCCTGATTCTTCTTGCAATTGGGACGATTGCGACATTTCTGCTGGAGTACCATAATCCAGAGACTATGGGAGACTTTAGTTTCGGAAAGAAGGTTATGGCATCCATGTTCCAGTCGGTGACTACTAGGACGGCGGGATTCTTCACGGTATCCCAGTCAGGGCTGACGCAGGAGAGCAAGCTGCTTGACTGCATCCTGATGTTCATAGGAGGCTCCCCCGGCGGTACGGCCGGAGGGGTCAAGACGACGACGATCGCCATGCTGGTAATGGCTTGCATTACATTCGTGCGGGGCGGCAAGGATACGGAGTGCTTCGGAAGGAAGATCACCATGGAAAACTTCCGGACGGGATTCGCGGTGGCCATGCTGGCGTTCCTGGTATTTATTACCGGCACGGTGACTGTCTTGATCATAGAGCCCGCCAGCGTGCCGCTGATCAATGTGATGTATGAGACGGCGTCGGCCATAGGTACGGTGGGGCTTACGGCAGACCTGACGCCTAGCCTGGCCCGGGGAAGCCAGGCGGTCATTATGGCGCTTATGTATGTAGGAAGAATTGGCCCGCTGACGCTGGCCCTGGTATTCGCGGGGAAGCCGAATTACAGAGACAAGATTAGAGAATTGCCGGATGAACGGATTATGGTTGGATAA
- a CDS encoding response regulator transcription factor — MSKILIVEDEEAIADLEKDYLELSGFKVEVANDGETGLKKALGEEFDMFILDLMLPGIDGFEICRQIRDKKNTPIIMVSAKKDDIDKIRGLGLGADDYMTKPFSPSELVARVKAHLARYDRLTGSAVEANKVIEIRGLKIDTTARRVWVNEEERTFTTKEFDLLTFLASHPNHVYTKEELFREIWDMESIGDIATVTVHIKKIREKVEMDTSNPQYIETIWGVGYRFKV; from the coding sequence ATGAGTAAGATATTGATAGTTGAGGACGAAGAGGCGATTGCAGATCTGGAAAAAGATTATCTGGAACTGAGCGGATTCAAGGTGGAGGTTGCCAATGACGGCGAGACGGGCCTTAAGAAGGCGCTGGGCGAGGAGTTTGACATGTTCATCCTGGATCTTATGCTTCCCGGGATTGATGGATTCGAGATCTGCAGGCAGATCAGGGATAAAAAGAATACGCCCATTATCATGGTGTCTGCCAAGAAGGATGACATTGACAAGATCCGTGGCCTTGGGCTTGGGGCGGACGACTATATGACCAAGCCATTCAGCCCCAGCGAGCTGGTGGCCCGGGTGAAGGCCCATCTGGCACGGTATGACCGCCTGACAGGAAGCGCGGTGGAGGCCAACAAGGTGATTGAGATCCGCGGCCTTAAGATTGATACCACAGCCAGGAGGGTGTGGGTGAATGAAGAAGAAAGGACATTTACCACGAAGGAATTCGATCTGCTTACCTTTCTTGCCAGCCATCCGAACCATGTGTATACAAAGGAAGAACTGTTCCGGGAGATATGGGACATGGAGTCTATCGGGGATATCGCCACGGTTACAGTACACATCAAGAAGATTCGGGAGAAGGTTGAGATGGATACCTCCAACCCTCAGTATATTGAGACGATATGGGGAGTTGGATACAGGTTCAAGGTATAG
- a CDS encoding HAMP domain-containing sensor histidine kinase, with the protein MKLKTRLSIAFLTLILIPIVLTVTMVCLLGRYQISAIEKTYEISGTTVKSFSNSVLVMSRLTEKPYHELAKMAKKNPRKMEDATCLEEFNQKLEEKKAYLLVRKEGTIIYVGTDMDEANHVIGQLPDYGESENTSENGIYLGGEAQALIKQVDFHYSDGQEGSAFIVTDVSNMIPEVEEFFVDMVFGIIIVLILTAALLIFWIYRAIMRPLGKMQVAAKNIRDGNLDFELEAESEDELGSLCRDLEQMRCRLKDNAEEKIKFDRENKELISNISHDLKTPVTAIKGYAEGIMDGVADTPEKMERYIRTIYNKANEMDTLINELTLYTKIDTNRIPYNFNTLSVNAYFDDCVEDLSIELESKNVEFGYFNYVEGSVKVIADAEQIKRVIHNIVNNSLKYMDKPKGKINLRVKDVGDFIQVELEDNGKGIAAKDLPNIFDRFYRTDASRNSSKGGSGIGLSIVKKIIEEHGGKIWATSREETGTTMYFVLRKYQEVPIS; encoded by the coding sequence TTTTAATTCCAATAGTTCTGACCGTCACGATGGTTTGCTTGCTGGGACGGTATCAGATCAGTGCTATAGAAAAGACGTATGAGATCTCGGGAACCACGGTAAAGAGTTTCTCCAATTCTGTCCTTGTAATGTCAAGGCTTACGGAGAAGCCATACCATGAACTGGCCAAGATGGCAAAGAAGAATCCGCGCAAGATGGAGGACGCCACCTGCCTGGAGGAATTCAACCAGAAGCTGGAGGAGAAGAAGGCATACTTGCTGGTTCGCAAGGAAGGCACCATTATCTATGTGGGAACGGATATGGATGAGGCAAACCATGTGATCGGACAGCTCCCAGACTATGGGGAATCGGAGAATACCTCGGAAAACGGGATCTATCTGGGGGGAGAAGCCCAGGCGCTGATTAAACAGGTAGATTTCCACTATTCGGATGGGCAGGAGGGGAGTGCCTTTATTGTCACGGATGTGAGCAACATGATTCCGGAAGTGGAGGAATTCTTTGTGGATATGGTATTTGGAATCATCATTGTGCTGATTCTTACGGCGGCTTTGCTGATATTCTGGATTTACCGGGCGATCATGCGGCCGCTGGGGAAGATGCAGGTAGCGGCTAAGAATATCCGGGACGGGAATCTGGACTTTGAACTGGAGGCAGAATCCGAAGACGAGTTGGGAAGCCTGTGCCGGGATCTGGAACAGATGCGCTGCAGGCTGAAGGATAATGCAGAAGAAAAAATCAAATTCGACCGGGAGAATAAGGAACTGATCAGCAACATCTCCCATGACCTGAAGACACCGGTGACGGCAATCAAAGGCTATGCGGAGGGAATCATGGACGGGGTGGCGGATACGCCGGAAAAGATGGAAAGATATATCCGTACCATTTATAATAAAGCCAATGAGATGGATACGCTGATCAATGAGTTGACTCTTTACACTAAGATTGACACCAACAGGATTCCTTATAACTTTAATACGTTGTCGGTAAATGCCTATTTCGATGACTGCGTGGAAGATCTTTCCATAGAGCTGGAGTCAAAGAATGTGGAGTTTGGGTACTTCAATTACGTGGAAGGCAGCGTCAAGGTAATCGCAGATGCGGAGCAGATTAAGAGGGTCATCCACAATATTGTAAATAATTCCCTGAAGTATATGGATAAGCCGAAAGGGAAGATTAATCTCCGGGTGAAGGACGTAGGAGACTTCATACAGGTGGAACTGGAGGACAATGGAAAAGGGATCGCGGCCAAGGACCTGCCCAATATATTTGACAGGTTCTACCGGACGGATGCTTCACGGAATTCTTCCAAAGGAGGAAGCGGCATAGGGCTTTCCATCGTCAAGAAGATTATAGAAGAGCATGGCGGCAAGATATGGGCAACCAGCAGGGAGGAAACTGGAACGACCATGTATTTTGTCTTAAGAAAATATCAGGAGGTGCCGATTTCATGA